The DNA window CGTGGCATCCTGGTTAGCAACGGCCTGAAGTATGACGAGACCTTTGAGACAGCGCAGGATTACGACCTCTGGACCCGGATGCTCCAGCACACACGTGGTGCGAATCTGGGCGAACGGCTTATTCGATACCGTTTGTGTGACAATGTGACTAGGAAACAGCGGAAGAGCCAGTTACAGAACCATGATATCATTGCCGTGCGAACGATCCGAGAACAGCTACCCGACTTCATCGTCAACCCGGAGAGAATTAGTGAATTGGGTAGACTCTTTATTGGGGGCGATTATAGCACCCGTGAAGTTGCAGGAAAACGTGTCGCATTAGCCAACCTGTATCTCAACATGTTTGAGAAGTTCATGGACCGCTGCGACTCAGAGCCAAGCGGCAGGCGACTGAAACGTGACGTAGCGGCAAGGGCGGCTCGCATTATTTTTCATCGGCCTTTGCAACAGGGATGGATGACCACTCTGATGCGTCTAGCCATTCTTGAGCCCACCTTCGCACTCCCATTTTTTCCCAACTTGAGCAAAAAATGAACATTCTGCAAGTCAACGCCTTTGATGACTTTGGAGGAGCTGCGAGAATTGCGTGGAACCTGTTTGAAAGTTATCGAGGCCGCGGGCACAGGTCGTGGCTTGCCGTGGGGCACAAGGGATCGAACGATCCCAACGTCTTTCCGATCCCTAACGATGCCAGTAGAGATGCCTGGGCCCGGTTATTCATCCGGATGGGAGATTTTCTTGGTCCGCTGAGAGAGAGGATCAAAGGGGCGGGGTTGCTTCGCAGACTTCTGATGGGTCCAGTGGGCCAGACCCGTAGATGGCATTCGATTAGAGCCGGTAGTGAAGACTTTGATTTTCCTGGGACGGGTAAGCTCTTGGATCTTTTGCCGGCTCGGCCAGATCTACTGCATGGCCACAACCTCCACGGTCGGTATTTCGACCTACGAAGGCTGCCATGGTTCAGCGCTCAATTCCCTGTTTTCTTGACTTTGCACGACGCCTGGCTTCTAGGCGGACACTGCGCCCATTCCTTTGACTGTGAGCGCTGGGAAATGGGATGCGGGCATTGTCCGGACTTGACGATTCCCCCAGCCGTTTCTCGGGATGCTACGGCTGAGAACTGGCAGCGAAAACGCCGGATTTATGCTTTTAGCCGAGTGTATGTGGCCACGCCATCCCGCTGGCTTATGCGTAAGGTGGAGCAATCCATCCTGGCGCCGGCAGTCGTCGATGCCAAGGTCATCCCAAATGGTATAGACCTCTCCGTGTTTTGCCCAGGTGATCGTCATATTGCACGGCAGGCCCTGGGGATACCGGAGGGCGTGCGGCTGCTCCTTTCTACTGCCAAGGGGAAGCGGCGAAATATATGGCAAGATTACGAGGCGATGGAAGATGCCATTGCAAAGGTTTCCGATCGTCTCCCCCAGACGGCAATATGGACTATTGTGCTCGGCCGTGATGAAAGACAGACGCGTGTTGGGCTAGCACAGTTTCACTACCTCCCGCGTGAAAAGCGGCCTGATGCACTCGCACTTTATTACCAGGCGGCCGACATTTACATGCACCCTTCCCGAACCGACACATTCCCGTCTGCGGTTCTGGAAGCCCTTGGTTGCGGTATCCCGGTTTTGGCTACTGCTGTCGGGGGCATTCCAGAACAGGTGAAAGGATGCAGTGCCGTATCTCAAAGAGATGAAGATGATGAATTCAACACATTCTCCGTTGATGAGGCCACAGGAGTTTTGGTGCCATCCGGAGAAGGAAGTCACATGGCCGGAGCCCTTGAGTGGCTGCTGGAAGACAACACTTCACGGCATCGCATGGGTGAAAATGCAGCTCGCGATGCTCGTAGGCGTTTTGATCTCAACAGACAGGTGGACACGTATCTACAGTGGTATGAAGAAATCGTTGAGGCACACAGCCCCAAATCCTCGGTCCTTACCCAGACAACCTTATTGGAGACTCCCGGTTCGACGCCATAATTTCAACCCGGAAGGGTTTAGTAGGCGAAAAAGATCTTTTCAAAGGTCTGTCACAGACTCGCAGACAATGAGATACAATGGTGTGCAGTCGAACTCCAAATGACCTCCCAGTGCCTCCGCACGGTAAGACTTGCTGGCCATGGACAAAGGACAGCCCCCGAGTTCCCGAGACCATGCCCAACGGGCGCCCTTGGCCGAAGATTAGTGTGGTTACGCCATCGTACAACCAAGGAGAGTTTATCGAGGAGGCCATTAGGTCCGTGTTGTTACAAGCGTACCCGAATCTGGAGTATATCATCATTGACGGCGGCAGCACAGACAACACGGTCGAAATCGTCCGGAGGTACGAATGCTGGCTGAGCCATTGGGTAAGTGAAAAGGACAGGGGTCAGGCTCACGCCGTGAACAAGGGCTGGACATGGAGTTCCGGCCAAATTCTGGGGTGGCTCAATTCAGATGATGTTTACGCGCCAAAGGCGCTTTTTGCGGTGGCCGAAGCGTGGCATGAGGCAGGCAAATCAAGCATGGTGTACGGAGATGCCCTTTCAACAAACGTCTTTCTGCGGCCCCACTCAAAGAAGAGTATGAACGGGTATTCTTTGAAAACCATGCTCCTTGGGAAGTCTATGCCCCAACCCGCAGTTTTTCTATCCAAGGACTTTTTTTCTGAAATCGGGCCCCTGGATGAGACCCTTTACTACGCGCTTGATTTTGAGTTTTTCCTTCGTGCCTGGTTACACCCCAGTGCGGATTCGTTCTGTTACGTCCCGCGAGTATTGGCGTATTCACGCAGATATGGCGAGACCAAGTGCCAAACCGGCGGCACTGGCCATGCCAAAGAGAATGTCGAGGTATTGAGAAGGATTTGGACAGACGGCATGCAGCCCTATCATGTCTCCAGAAACTGGCGTATGGCGTTTTCTATGGCACTTGCCCGCCAGGTTGTGAGGTACTTAGACAGCGGCAATTTTTCTGAAGCGCTCAGCGTATTTCGGGAGGCGTTTACGTGGTCCCCCTGGATGGTCGCGAACATGGCGAAGCCCCTGGGATACTTTGTCCTTGGAAAGCTTCGGTCCCAGCCTTCTCGATGGGCAGTAACGGAAAGCACAGGGGATCTCTAATTTCCCAGAATATCGTAACTCTAGATTCTTTCCCGAGTTCTCTCGTCGTTTCTTTCATGTGTGCCACTCCTCGGTGATACCCAATGCAATTAAAGATTGCCTATATGACTAACAATGGGAAGATCCCATCCCGCAAAGCCGACGGCGTGGCGGTAATGAACACTTGCAGTCAATTGGCTCGTCATGGCTTTGATGTCGAACTTGTAGTGCCGAGAGGACAGGTCCCCTCCTGTGAGACATCATTGCAGGGAAGGACGATTTGGGACTTTTACCAGGTTCCGGAGAGTTTCAAGATAACTTACTTTCCTTGTCCTTACTTCTGTTCTTTGCTCGGACACGCCGGATATGGCATGCTGGCAGTATCTTATGCAGCGCTTAAGGGCAAATCGTTGATCTATTCGAGACACATTGAACTGGCTTATCTGGCTGCATTATACGGGAGAATATCCATTTTCGAATCTCACAATTATCTTAAAGTCAGCCAACACTCCCTTCTGCCCCACTGGATAAGAATGTTGAGAAACCGCGCGCGAAGGGTCGCTATGGTGGTAACAACCCAGGCCGGAGCAAAAGCCTATGAGGACCGGGGGGTACCACGGGAACGCATACTAATCGCCCCGAATGGTGTTGATGTCAGGCGGTTTGTACTGACCGAATCAAGAGATGTGATTAGGAGATCGCTTAGGCTTCCGAAGGTAAAGACGATAGTCGGATTTAGCGGGCATCTGTATGAGGGAAGAGGTATTGAAGAATTGCTGGAATGTGCCAAGTTGTTGGATAGCCTCTTTTTCCTCATCGTAGGTGGTGAATCCGATGATATTCAAAGATGTGATGCTCTAGTTCAAGATCTGGGTTTGTCCAATGTTAGATTTGCTGGCTTTGTTTCCCAGTCGGAATTGCCGGGTTACGTTGCGGCGTCTGACATTCTCGTCATGCCCTATAGCGAAGCCACTCCAAGCCATAATTACATGTCACCCATGAAGATGTTTGACTACCTGGCAAGTGGACGTCCAATAGTGGCTACAGATTTTCCAGTAGTCAGGGAAATCCTTCAGGATAGGCGAAACGCCGTCCTTGTTCCGCCGGGTAGCGGTAAAGCCTTGGCTGGTGGCATTGAGTGGTTGCTTCAGCATCCAGACTCAGCGAAAAATATTGGAGAACAGGCCAGACGAGATGCAGAAGGCTACTCCTGGGAGAACCGGGTTCGGCGAATCGTGACGTGGATGAGGGAAATGTTTTTTGAACATGCAGCACAATGCGGCGCGTCCTGACGAGATGATTGAGCCTCTCAAGCTATGCAAGTCCTTTTTCTTGACCCTTTCGCAAGAAGAAATAACGTATTGCCACTGGAAGAGCAATTGTCGTCTCACCAAGGCCTTGGCGGGAGAGACAGACCTTGACCTGTTGATTCATGGGGATGAAAAGTCCAGGTTTGAGCAGGCCCTTGAGATGTTTTCTTTCAAGAGGGTTATTTCTCCGCCGGAAAAGCAATATCCAGGCACCGAGGACTATCTGGGCTTCGATTATGATACTGGAAAACTGCTTCATTTGCACGTTCACTACAAAGTTGTCTTGGGCAGAAGGCACGTAAAGGAGTATCATTTGCCAATTGAAGGCGTAATTTTTGACAATCTTAGGGTCCTCCGGGACGTCAACGTGCCTTGTGCAGAGATAGAACTGCTTTTGCTCAGCATACGGGCAAACATGAAACTTGGCCTTACGTCAGTTTTTAGGGGGCTGATCAAACCAGGTATTGACGTTTATCCTGAAAACGTCATGGCTGAGTTCAGGTTTTTGTTGAAGCATTATGACGAGAGGAGATTTTTCGATTTTTTGTCGGTGACTCACCTTCCCCTGTCCCAATCCATATTAGCGTCCTACCTCAATAGACTAAGAAGGGGGCACCCTACGATAGGAACTGTCATGAAGGTAAGGACCCACATCCTCAAAGGGCTTAAGTCGTATCGGGAGTCTTCTACTATTTTGGTTTTCCCAAGGAGATTTGTCGCCGGTTTACGAGCCTTCCCGCTGGTCAGAAGACGTTTCCCGCCAAGGAAGAAGACAGTGGCAGGGGGAGGGAAAATATTCGTTCTTGTTGGAGCAGACGGGTCCGGAAAATCGACCTTGACAAAGGATTTAAGTGAATGGCTGTCCTGGAAACTTGCTGTGAAGACTTCCTATTTTGGGATACCGAAAACGATCGGTGTCCGGCTTGTTGTCTTGGTCGCTAATTTTTTTAGACTGCTGAAAAAGCTATGTCCCATCGAAATGTTGATCCGTCCACTCGACTTGGTGGCGAAAGAGGCAAGCGCCAGGCGCTGGGTTTTCATTGCCAGGAAACGCTTGAGCGTATTCGCAGCATCTCGGCAGTTTGCCTCTATAGGCAGGATAGTGGTTGCAGATCGTTATCCCCTCCCCGCATTCCATGAGATGGAAGAGCCGATGGATGGGCCCAGAATAAAAGGAGAGCTTCGTGGGCAGACCAGCAGACTATCTGAACAGGAAGAGAGCTATTACTCCAAGATTCAATTGCCAAGCAAGGTGTTTGTTTTGCAAACCAGGGTTGACAAACTTCGTGAACGAAAGGGAGATGTGGAACTGAGAGTTCATGAAGCCAAGGCAAGGGCAGTCGATGCACTTGAGGATTCACACGTCATTGATGTGATAGATGGAAATCTGCCTTATTCAGATGTTTTGTTAGACATAAAGAGAAGAATCTGGGAATCGTTATAATGTTTCACGTAGAATTTTTCGGTATGCCCGGTGCAGGCAAGACGACCCTCAAGAATGGTATGATAAAGAGGCTCAGGCTGAAGGGCCAGAGGTGTTTGGATGTTGAGGATGCTCTCTTGTCTTCACTCAAGAAAAGCAGAGATGATATCATTACCCACTTTGTGTTCCGAATTCTTCCAGATAATGTGGGAGCAAAATTCCTGAACTCCCTTTTTATCAGGTCAAGATGTAGATTTGTCGCCCAAAACCGTTTTCTGTCATATAAAGGCACATCCCTTGAGGTCATACTGAAATCCGAGCCCTTTCGACTAATGTCAGCCGAAGCACGTGAGCTTGCTCTTTCAAGATTTCTGCGGACAGCCATAGACTACCAGACGATTAAAGAATACATTGAAGAAGCCGCTGTGGTTCCCTTTGATGAAGGATTCTTC is part of the Deltaproteobacteria bacterium genome and encodes:
- a CDS encoding glycosyltransferase family 4 protein — protein: MQLKIAYMTNNGKIPSRKADGVAVMNTCSQLARHGFDVELVVPRGQVPSCETSLQGRTIWDFYQVPESFKITYFPCPYFCSLLGHAGYGMLAVSYAALKGKSLIYSRHIELAYLAALYGRISIFESHNYLKVSQHSLLPHWIRMLRNRARRVAMVVTTQAGAKAYEDRGVPRERILIAPNGVDVRRFVLTESRDVIRRSLRLPKVKTIVGFSGHLYEGRGIEELLECAKLLDSLFFLIVGGESDDIQRCDALVQDLGLSNVRFAGFVSQSELPGYVAASDILVMPYSEATPSHNYMSPMKMFDYLASGRPIVATDFPVVREILQDRRNAVLVPPGSGKALAGGIEWLLQHPDSAKNIGEQARRDAEGYSWENRVRRIVTWMREMFFEHAAQCGAS
- a CDS encoding glycosyltransferase; this translates as MNILQVNAFDDFGGAARIAWNLFESYRGRGHRSWLAVGHKGSNDPNVFPIPNDASRDAWARLFIRMGDFLGPLRERIKGAGLLRRLLMGPVGQTRRWHSIRAGSEDFDFPGTGKLLDLLPARPDLLHGHNLHGRYFDLRRLPWFSAQFPVFLTLHDAWLLGGHCAHSFDCERWEMGCGHCPDLTIPPAVSRDATAENWQRKRRIYAFSRVYVATPSRWLMRKVEQSILAPAVVDAKVIPNGIDLSVFCPGDRHIARQALGIPEGVRLLLSTAKGKRRNIWQDYEAMEDAIAKVSDRLPQTAIWTIVLGRDERQTRVGLAQFHYLPREKRPDALALYYQAADIYMHPSRTDTFPSAVLEALGCGIPVLATAVGGIPEQVKGCSAVSQRDEDDEFNTFSVDEATGVLVPSGEGSHMAGALEWLLEDNTSRHRMGENAARDARRRFDLNRQVDTYLQWYEEIVEAHSPKSSVLTQTTLLETPGSTP
- a CDS encoding glycosyltransferase — its product is MAEPMVSVLMSVYDGERYLRDSVESMLNQTFADFEFVIVNDSSTDASRAILESYDDSRILLLHNQKNRGLTYSLNRGLAAAKSEYVARMDADDISVPQRLEKQVSFLRAHPEIGILGCSCDNIDSEGRRVGSSTMPETDLAVRWVSLLGNPFIHSTVMIRRGILVSNGLKYDETFETAQDYDLWTRMLQHTRGANLGERLIRYRLCDNVTRKQRKSQLQNHDIIAVRTIREQLPDFIVNPERISELGRLFIGGDYSTREVAGKRVALANLYLNMFEKFMDRCDSEPSGRRLKRDVAARAARIIFHRPLQQGWMTTLMRLAILEPTFALPFFPNLSKK
- a CDS encoding glycosyltransferase, with product MVCSRTPNDLPVPPHGKTCWPWTKDSPRVPETMPNGRPWPKISVVTPSYNQGEFIEEAIRSVLLQAYPNLEYIIIDGGSTDNTVEIVRRYECWLSHWVSEKDRGQAHAVNKGWTWSSGQILGWLNSDDVYAPKALFAVAEAWHEAGKSSMVYGDALSTNVFLRPHSKKSMNGYSLKTMLLGKSMPQPAVFLSKDFFSEIGPLDETLYYALDFEFFLRAWLHPSADSFCYVPRVLAYSRRYGETKCQTGGTGHAKENVEVLRRIWTDGMQPYHVSRNWRMAFSMALARQVVRYLDSGNFSEALSVFREAFTWSPWMVANMAKPLGYFVLGKLRSQPSRWAVTESTGDL